TTAATGAGTAGCGGCTAGCTCTACAGTCTCCACATCATTATCACTATCACTGGGTTTAAGGAGTGATACTTGAGTGCGTACCCACTCAAACCAAGCCTCCAAGCCTTCCCCAGTTTTGGTGGAAACCGGAATGATGGTGGCATGAGGATTCATTTGCCGCACATTCGCCACAATCTGTTGAATATCCACTTCCAAGTAGGGCGCTAAATCCATCTTGGTAATCAGTAAGCAGTTCGCTTCTTGGAACATCACTGGGTATTTCAGTGGCTTATCTTCGCCCTCGGTGATGCTGAGCAGCGCGATCTTGGCATGCTCACCCACTTCAAACTCGGCTGGGCAAACTAGATTCCCCACGTTTTCCACCAAAACCAAATCGAACTCATTGGGGTTGTATTGGTGAGAAAACTGATGCAAACCGCCTGCTACCATCTTGGAGTCGAGGTGGCACGAGCGCCCTGTATTGATGGCAATGACTGGAACGCCATATTGCCGCAAGCGATCGGCATCTAGTTCGGTGGTCATGTCACCTTCAATCACTGCAATTTTTAGCTCACTGGTTAAAGCGGCTAGAGTCCGTTCTAGTAGGGCCGTTTTGCCAGCGCCGGGACTGCTCATGAGGTTGAAACAGGTGATACCCCACTGATCAAAATGTGCCCGATTGTGGTCAGCTCCCGCTTGGTTGACGTGGAGTAGGTTAATGCCAAGGGCAGCGTCGAAGGTTTGGTGCATGAGTTTCAGTGAGGGGGAAGGGGTGAGGAGTGAGAGGTCAGAAGGAAGGGTTAAGCGATCGCTGCGTTAGCTGGGTCAGAATTAACAGCGTCAGCAGTAGCAACAGAGTATTCAATGCGATCGATTTTGAGTTCGCGGCCAGATCGGATGTCTTCCATCGGGGATTGGCATTGGGGACAGGCATATTGCAGACCAATCTCAGGGGCGTATTCTGCTTGGCAACGGTGACAGAAAGCAATTAAAAGAGTTTCTGCGATCGCCAGTTCTGCGCCTTCGAGAAAGGTGTTGCGCGTCTGCACTTCAAAGGCAAATTGCAGACTGACAGGTTCCACACAAGTGCATTTGCCCACAGTTAGGTGAACTCGGCTTACCTTAGGTTGTTCTGGCTGCGCTTCCCACCAGTCCTTAACTGTGAGAATGAGGGCTTTGGTCATATCAGTTTCGT
This DNA window, taken from Trichocoleus sp. FACHB-46, encodes the following:
- the hypB gene encoding hydrogenase nickel incorporation protein HypB, whose translation is MHQTFDAALGINLLHVNQAGADHNRAHFDQWGITCFNLMSSPGAGKTALLERTLAALTSELKIAVIEGDMTTELDADRLRQYGVPVIAINTGRSCHLDSKMVAGGLHQFSHQYNPNEFDLVLVENVGNLVCPAEFEVGEHAKIALLSITEGEDKPLKYPVMFQEANCLLITKMDLAPYLEVDIQQIVANVRQMNPHATIIPVSTKTGEGLEAWFEWVRTQVSLLKPSDSDNDVETVELAATH
- the hypA gene encoding hydrogenase maturation nickel metallochaperone HypA, which gives rise to MHETDMTKALILTVKDWWEAQPEQPKVSRVHLTVGKCTCVEPVSLQFAFEVQTRNTFLEGAELAIAETLLIAFCHRCQAEYAPEIGLQYACPQCQSPMEDIRSGRELKIDRIEYSVATADAVNSDPANAAIA